The nucleotide window AATGATCATTGCAAGTACATCTACAATTTATGGAGGCAAGTACCTTGAGTATTTATTACCAACCTTAAAATCATTTTTTAAGGAAGCAAAAACAATTTTATTTATACCTTATGCAAGACCAAGTGGAATAACCTATGATACTTATACAGCTATAGCACAAGAAGCATTTGGCTCTATTGGAATTGATGTAAAAGGAATTCATGAATTTAAAAATGCCAAAGAAGCAATAAAAAATGCTGAAGGTATTTTTACTGGTGGAGGAAATACTTTTGAATTGGTAAATCAATTATATAAAAATGATGTACTAGAAACTTTAAAAGAAGTTTTAGAACAAGGTACACCTTATTTGGGTACAAGTGCTGGTAGTAATATTTGTGGAGTAAACATGAAAAACACTAATGATATGCCAATTGTTTATCCACCAAGTTTTAAAACATTGGGTTGTATTTCTTTTAATATCAATGCTCATTATTTAGATCCTATTGAAGGAAATACACATATGGGTGAAACTCGAGAAACTAGAATTAAAGAATTTCACGCTTTTAATGAAACTCCAGTTTTAGGTTTAAGAGAAGGTAGTTGGCTAGAGGTGAATGCTAATAATATTTCGTTAAAAGGTAATTATACTGCAAGATTATTTGAAAAGGACAAAAAGCCAGTTGAATTAGAACTTGGTAAAATTGCTATTATTTAAAATAGGAGGTAAGCTAAAAGAATAAAATAAAAAGGGATAATTTAAATTATCCCCTTTTTTATTAATACGTTACATAATCTACAATTTCTAAACCATACCCAATCATACCAACTCTTTTCGCTTGTTGATTGTTAGTTAATAGTTTTAATTTGCTGATATTTAAATCGTGCAAAATTTGAGCTCCAATACCAAAATCTCTTTGATCCATAGCAATTGCAGGTGCTTTAAGCTCTCCTTTTTTCTGATTTTCCTTCAGAATATTTAATCTGCTTAATAAGTTTTTAGATTGATTTTGTTGATTGATAAAAAGAATGGCTCCTTTACCTTCATCATTTACAACCTGAAACATTTGGTCTAATTTTTTATCTGCATTATTTGTCAATGTTCCTAGAATATCATTGTTTACCAATGTTGAATTTATTCTTGTTAGAACTCCATCTTCATTAGTCCAAGAACCTTTTGTTAAAGCAATATGTACTTGATTATTAGTTGTTTGTTGGTAGGCTCTTAAACGAAATTTACCAAAACGTGTTTCAATTTCAAAATCTTCTTTTTTCTCTATTAAAGAATCGTGTTCCATTCTATAGGCTACTAAATCTTCAATAGAAACTATCTTAATATCAAACTTTTCAGCAACCTTTAAAAGTTGTGGTAAACGCGCCATTGTTCCATCCTCATTCATGATTTCTACAATAACTCCTGCTGGTTGTAAACCTGCTAATCTTGCAAAATCTATAGCTGCTTCTGTATGACCTGTTCTTCTTAAAACTCCACCTTCTTTTGCTTTTAAAGGAAAAATATGACCTGGTCTGGCCAAATCGAAAGGTTTAGTGTCTTTGTCTATTAAAGCATTTATGGTTAAAGCTCTATCTGAAGCAGAAATACCTGTTGTAACACCTTTTCCTCTTAAATCTACAGAAACTGTAAATGCAGTTTCCATAGGATCTGTGTTGTTATTCACCATCATTCCTAACTCAAGCTCTTTACAACGCTTTTCTGTTAATGGTGTACAAATTAACCCTCTACCATGAGTAGCCATAAAGTTTACCATTTCTGGAGTTACTTTTTCTGCAGCTGCTAAAAAGTCACCTTCATTTTCTCTATTCTCATCATCAACAACAATAATAACTTTACCATTTCTGATATCATTTATTGCTTCTTCAATAGTATTTAACTGCGTTTGATTTGCTGGTTTTGTTGTCATATCTAATTACCTTTTTTAGGTAGTATTTTTTTGAAAAAATTAGTTACTGGTTGTAAGAAAGAATTCAAATTGAATATTCCCTTATCTTTTGTGGCTCTGTTTGTTAGTAAAATTGCAAATGGAATCATTAAAATGGCTGATATCCAAGAACCTAACATTGAAGATATTGAACTTTCTTCTGCTAGATTTTTACCAAAAGTATTTGTAAAGAAGTACAATACATACACTGCAATTGCTAAAATCATTGGTAAACCAAATCCTCCTTTTCTTATAATAGAACCTAAAGGAGCACCTATAAAAAATAGAATTACACAAGATAAAGAAAAGGCAACTCTATTATAATATTCTGTATCATAAAAGTTTACCATTTTTCGATTCCATTTTATACTATCTAAATTATTATTTAGTGTACTTACAACTCTAGTAGATTTTGTTAATGCTGAGTTTAATATTGTAATTTTTTCTTGTAATTCGAAATTATCTATAGTAATACTGTCTAAACTTTTGTTTACTAAAGAATCAGGATATTTATATAAATCTTTAGCATAAGTGCTTATATAAATGTTTTTAGCTCTTAATTCTAAAACTTCATCGTAATTAATTTTTAACTTAGGTATAGTATCTTTAATTTCTTCTAAAGTGAGCATCATTGGTAATGTTGCTGAATTTATAGAGTCTAATTGGCCTTCATCTAAAGTATCTCCTATATCAATATTAAACTCATACTCCTTAAAAGTGGCACTAGAGGCTGCCATTTTTTTACGTTTTAAAGTTGTTCTTGCAGTTTTAACGTGTTCTTCATAATAATTACCATTGTATAAAATGAAAGTCATGTATCTACTTCCTTCTTCAGTAACTATTTTTCCACTTTCTGCAGTTATAACCTTTTGATTTCCTCTATTACTAGTTAAATCATAGATTAATACTTTCTTAAGAAGATTTTCTTCTTCTCCATATTTTTCATCAAATTTTATTTGATAACCAGGAATATCTGCATTAAAACTTCCAGGTACTAATGCTAAAGCTGGTTTTTTCTTTTTAATGTTTAAATATAGATTTCGCTGTTTTTGATTGGCATAGGGAAAAACATTGTTTAAAAAAAGAAAGTTTAGACCACTTAAAGCGATTGCTAAAATTCCAATAGGTCTTACTAATCTTTGTAAAGAAACTCCTGCTGATTTTGCTGCTGCAAACTCATAGTTTTCACCAAGATTACCTAAAGCCATTATAGATGATAATAGCACACCAATTGGTAGTGCTTGTGGTATTATCATTAAAGTTGTGTAGTATAAAAATTTAAGGATAAAAATAACACTAATCCCTTTACCAGCAATGTTTTCGAAGGCTTGCCATAAAGCTTGCATTACCAGTACAAAAAGTACTATAAGAAAGGTAGCTATAAATGGAACTAGAAAGCTCTTTAAGATGTATTTATCTAAAATCTTCATAAAAAAACAAAAATAGCATCTTAATAATTAAGATGCTACTAATTTTCTGTTAATTGAAATAATTAATCAATCGTGTATTTTTGTTTTAGATATTTCTCTCTATCAAACGTAAAGAAACTGTCTGAAAGTGGTTGATTACTTTTAAATGAAGTAATTGTAAAACTTGTCTTTGCTCCATTAGAACCAGTCTGAATTAATTTATAAATGTGCTTTGTTTTTGCATCTACACCCAATTCAACTTTAATGATATCTGAATCACTATCAATTGGATTTAAAGTTACAAATTGAATTTTTCTTCCTTTCAAATTTACAAGTTTTCCCATCTCAAAATTATAACCTTCTTTGTAAAAACTTAATAATTTAGAAGGATAAATAAAACCATCATCTGCATCCATATCTCCTTCTGAAGTTGAAATTTCTTTTTCTTCGTTATTAATTACATATAACTTTTTACCATCATAAATAAAACGATTTCCAAGATACATTAAACTGTACTTTTCTCCTTTTAAGTTAATTTCACCTCTAATTGGTGGTTCATCTCCTTCTTCAATACCTGCTTCTTCATTACTTAATGTCTGACTAAAACCTATAAACATATTGTCATAGGCTGACATTTTTGAAGAAACTTCATCTAACAACGTTTTAGCTTCTAAAGAGTTTTGTGAAAAAGTTAAACTTGTTAGAAACAAGCTAAAAAATAATACTACGAATTTTCTCATGTTTTGTTTAATTCTCATTTTGTTTAAGCAAAATGCTATTGTTTTTTTTCGTTTTCTAATAATTGTTCAAGAGCCATAAAATCTGGTACCAAAACTTGTCTTGCTTTACTACCCTCAAAACCACCTACAATTCCTGCTGCTTCTAATTGATCTATTAATCTACCAGCTCTATTGTAACCTAGTTTTAATTTTCTCTGTAATAAAGATGCAGAACCTTGTTGTGCTGTAATAATAATTTCTGCTGCTTCTTTAAACAATTTATCTCTATCTGCTATATCAACATCAATACTTGTGCCACTTTCATCATCTACATATTCAGGTAATAAATGCGCTTCTGCATATGCTTTTTGTGATCCAATAAAATCTGTAATTTTTTCTACTTCTGGAGTGTCTACAAATGCACATTGTATTCTTGTAATAGAATTTCCATTGGTATATAATAAATCTCCACGTCCAATTAATTGGTCTGCACCACCAGCATCTAAAATAGTTCTTGAATCTATTTTAGAGGTTACTCTAAAAGCTATTCTTGCAGGAAAATTTGCTTTGATTATACCTGTAATTACATTTACAGAAGGTCTTTGAGTGGCTACAATTAAATGTATACCAATAGCTCTAGCTAATTGAGCTAATCTTGCAATAGGCGTTTCTACTTCTTTACCTGCAGTCATAATTAAATCTGCAAATTCATCAATTACTAAAACTATATAAGGTAAGAATTGATGACCATCATTAGGATTTAATTTTCGTTTCTTAAACTTCTGATTGTATTCTTTAATATTTCTAACCATTGCCGATTTTAATAAATCGTAACGATTATCCATCTCAATACACAATGAATTTAAAGTATGTACAACTTTAGTAGTATCAGTAATAATGGCTTCTTCAGAGTCTGGTAACTTGGCTAAATAATGACGCTCTATTTTATTAAATAAAGTAAGTTCAACTTTTTTAGGATCTACCAATACAAATTTTACTTCTGCTGGATGCTTTTTATATAAAAGAGAAGTTAAAACCGCATTTAAACCTACAGATTTACCTTGACCTGTAGCACCTGCCATTAATAAGTGTGGCATTTTAGCCAAATCAACTACAAAGGTTTCATTAGAAATGGTTTTACCTAAACCAATTGGTAATTCCATTTGTGATTCTTGAAACTTCTTAGAAGAAATTGCAGAATGCATAGATACTATTGTAGATTTTTTATTTGGAACTTCTATACCAATTGTACCTTTTCCTGGAATAGGAGCAATAATACGTATTCCTAAAGCTGATAAGGATAAAGCAATATCATCTTCTAAGTTCTTTATTTTAGAGATACGAATTCCTGCTTCAGGAACAATTTCATATAACGTAATTGTTGGCCCAACTGTAGCTTTAATTTCTGCAATACCTATTTTATAGTTTTTAAGCGTTTCTACAATCCTATTTTTGTTAGCTTCTAATTCTTCAGGATCAATAGAAATACTTTCATTGTATTGCTTTAATAAATTAAAGGTTGGAAAACGAAAATTAGATAATTCTAGAGTAGGATCAAATTCACCAAAATCTTTTAAAATTTTATCAGATAAATTTTCTGTAGAATGTTCTTCTTCTTCAGAGATTTCAACATTTATGTCTAAATCGTTTTTATCTTCAACTGTTTCTTCAACAAGTACTGGTTCTATCTTTGGTTCTTCCTCAATTTTTAAGGTGATTGTCTCTTTTTTATTTACATCAGAATGTTTACTAATGGTAGGCTGTAAATTCTCTAAAGAAAGCTCAAACTCAGATTTCTTTTCTTCTTTATTTTCTAAAGGTATTTCTTTAACCTTTTCTACTTCTTCAGCAGAGGAAATTTCTATGGCTTCCTTTTCTGCATTTTCTTGTCTTTCAGCTCTTTGTGCTTTCCAGTTTTCTAAGTAGGTATCAATAGTAACTTTATAGCGTATAATGATATATGTAAAAAATAAGAAGACCAAAACTATAGCTAAACCTGTTTTACCTAGAAATGTTTGTAGATAATTATTAATCTCAAAACCTACAATACCTGAAAG belongs to Polaribacter dokdonensis and includes:
- a CDS encoding LolA family protein, whose protein sequence is MRKFVVLFFSLFLTSLTFSQNSLEAKTLLDEVSSKMSAYDNMFIGFSQTLSNEEAGIEEGDEPPIRGEINLKGEKYSLMYLGNRFIYDGKKLYVINNEEKEISTSEGDMDADDGFIYPSKLLSFYKEGYNFEMGKLVNLKGRKIQFVTLNPIDSDSDIIKVELGVDAKTKHIYKLIQTGSNGAKTSFTITSFKSNQPLSDSFFTFDREKYLKQKYTID
- a CDS encoding DNA translocase FtsK, with the protein product MARSKQTKTKTSKSKEEKTPVFAFLKTRQTQNILGLFLILFSVFLCIAFISFFFNWQADQSTLNHLTDKTVKSNNLLGKIGANLSHFFIYKGFGLAAFFIVYQIFITGFYILIKRKFAKIIISWNWGLLSMVWLSITLGFLHQKYALLSGIVGFEINNYLQTFLGKTGLAIVLVFLFFTYIIIRYKVTIDTYLENWKAQRAERQENAEKEAIEISSAEEVEKVKEIPLENKEEKKSEFELSLENLQPTISKHSDVNKKETITLKIEEEPKIEPVLVEETVEDKNDLDINVEISEEEEHSTENLSDKILKDFGEFDPTLELSNFRFPTFNLLKQYNESISIDPEELEANKNRIVETLKNYKIGIAEIKATVGPTITLYEIVPEAGIRISKIKNLEDDIALSLSALGIRIIAPIPGKGTIGIEVPNKKSTIVSMHSAISSKKFQESQMELPIGLGKTISNETFVVDLAKMPHLLMAGATGQGKSVGLNAVLTSLLYKKHPAEVKFVLVDPKKVELTLFNKIERHYLAKLPDSEEAIITDTTKVVHTLNSLCIEMDNRYDLLKSAMVRNIKEYNQKFKKRKLNPNDGHQFLPYIVLVIDEFADLIMTAGKEVETPIARLAQLARAIGIHLIVATQRPSVNVITGIIKANFPARIAFRVTSKIDSRTILDAGGADQLIGRGDLLYTNGNSITRIQCAFVDTPEVEKITDFIGSQKAYAEAHLLPEYVDDESGTSIDVDIADRDKLFKEAAEIIITAQQGSASLLQRKLKLGYNRAGRLIDQLEAAGIVGGFEGSKARQVLVPDFMALEQLLENEKKQ
- the ribB gene encoding 3,4-dihydroxy-2-butanone-4-phosphate synthase, whose translation is MTTKPANQTQLNTIEEAINDIRNGKVIIVVDDENRENEGDFLAAAEKVTPEMVNFMATHGRGLICTPLTEKRCKELELGMMVNNNTDPMETAFTVSVDLRGKGVTTGISASDRALTINALIDKDTKPFDLARPGHIFPLKAKEGGVLRRTGHTEAAIDFARLAGLQPAGVIVEIMNEDGTMARLPQLLKVAEKFDIKIVSIEDLVAYRMEHDSLIEKKEDFEIETRFGKFRLRAYQQTTNNQVHIALTKGSWTNEDGVLTRINSTLVNNDILGTLTNNADKKLDQMFQVVNDEGKGAILFINQQNQSKNLLSRLNILKENQKKGELKAPAIAMDQRDFGIGAQILHDLNISKLKLLTNNQQAKRVGMIGYGLEIVDYVTY
- a CDS encoding LptF/LptG family permease — its product is MKILDKYILKSFLVPFIATFLIVLFVLVMQALWQAFENIAGKGISVIFILKFLYYTTLMIIPQALPIGVLLSSIMALGNLGENYEFAAAKSAGVSLQRLVRPIGILAIALSGLNFLFLNNVFPYANQKQRNLYLNIKKKKPALALVPGSFNADIPGYQIKFDEKYGEEENLLKKVLIYDLTSNRGNQKVITAESGKIVTEEGSRYMTFILYNGNYYEEHVKTARTTLKRKKMAASSATFKEYEFNIDIGDTLDEGQLDSINSATLPMMLTLEEIKDTIPKLKINYDEVLELRAKNIYISTYAKDLYKYPDSLVNKSLDSITIDNFELQEKITILNSALTKSTRVVSTLNNNLDSIKWNRKMVNFYDTEYYNRVAFSLSCVILFFIGAPLGSIIRKGGFGLPMILAIAVYVLYFFTNTFGKNLAEESSISSMLGSWISAILMIPFAILLTNRATKDKGIFNLNSFLQPVTNFFKKILPKKGN
- the pepE gene encoding dipeptidase PepE; its protein translation is MKKMIIASTSTIYGGKYLEYLLPTLKSFFKEAKTILFIPYARPSGITYDTYTAIAQEAFGSIGIDVKGIHEFKNAKEAIKNAEGIFTGGGNTFELVNQLYKNDVLETLKEVLEQGTPYLGTSAGSNICGVNMKNTNDMPIVYPPSFKTLGCISFNINAHYLDPIEGNTHMGETRETRIKEFHAFNETPVLGLREGSWLEVNANNISLKGNYTARLFEKDKKPVELELGKIAII